The genomic region TGAAGATGACGTACAGGTACTGCCAGGCCATGGGCCGCAGACTACCATCGGCAGAGAAAGAAGATACAACCCATATTGTCAGGGCAATGTCTGATGGCAATGTCCCATACCCTGCCACAGAAGGAGCTTTCCTTTGTCTGAGACTTCAATGGATATACAGCTGATTTGTTCAGACATAGACGGAACCTTGCTTGACAGCAAAGGAATGTTGAGCGAAGAAAATATCCTATGGATACGTAAAGCTTGGTATGAAAGACATGTTGCCTTTGCCTTGGTCTCCGGACGTTTCAAGGGTGGCATACAACCGTTGGCAAAGGCTCTCGGTATTCCTTGTTTTCTTTCTTGTTTCAACGGAACATATATTTCCTACGGAACAAAAGTCCTCAATGACACCCCGTTGTCATCAGAAACAATCCTTGGTCTCCTGCCGTTGGTCAAAGACAAAGGCAATACACCTCTTGTTTTCACCCTGAATGACTGGTATATGGAAAGCAATGGCTATTGGGCGGAAGTACAACGAAAGAAATGTGGTTTCAACGGATATTTCCAAGACCTTCCTGTTTTGCTGAGACAGAAATCACCGGCTATAAGGCCATATAAAGCAATCATCAAGAATTTAGACCCAAGACGAATCGACGCTACATGGCAAAAGCTACAGTCAATGCATCTGGAAGACATAGATTGCTTTCCCTCTTCGCCTCAGATACTTGAATTGGTACCGAAAGGCACAGACAAAGGTAACACCGTCAGCATATTGGCCCGTTATCTGGGAATAGGATGCAAAAACATCATGGCCTTCGGCGATTATGTCAATGACCTAGGCATGCTGCGTAAAGCCGCCTATGGCATTGCAATGGCAAATGCCCCCGAAGAAATTAAAAAAACAGCCTTTGCCGTTACGGCATCAAACGATGAGGCTGGGATAGCAAAAGCCATCAAAAAGTATATTTTCCAATAATTGGAAAAGGAGGAATCACAGATTCCTCCTCCTTTTGTGTACCTTTATGCCCTGGATTTCTTCAATCCCGGACGTTCCTCTCCGCTTTTGCATTCTACACAAAGAACTGCATATGGAATTGCACGAAGCCGATCCTCAGGTATCTTCTTGCCACATTTAAGACAACGGCCATACACATTGTTGTGGATCCGAGCCAATGCATTGTCAATGGCTTGTAGCCTATTCGCTTCCTTTGTTGCATTCATCTGCATCTTCTTGAAGGCAATCTCATCGGTTGCGGAATCAATGCTGTCCTTAATTGTCTTTTCCGAGAGCAAGGATCTGAAATCCTCATCTTCCTTTGCCAATCGTTCCAACAACTCCCTTTTCTGCTGAAGCAATGCCTGCTCCATTTCCTTGATGAATTCCTGGCTCATTCGCTTCTCCTAGCATCGCTCTGTCACAGCGAATTTTCTTTTTCTGAAAAGATGCTGAAAAGGTACGGGCAAGTCAAGAGGATACCCCCTCGAATTTCTTCAATTAACAGGAAAAAAACAAATATTGATACTTACTGGGCAAAAATGTTTGCCTGTTCAGTCAAGAACAGACTCACTCATCATCAGAATCGGAGAACTCCTTGTCAAATTTATAGATAAGATAACAGAGCATGATAATGACGGCGGCAACAATTATTCCGACTACCAGCTTGATGACAAAACTGCCATGCCACACGAGGCCAAGGGCAATGAAACCGACAAGCAAACTGATTACGACAATGGCCATCGCCATCTCAATCTTGAAAGGAGAAAACCCGTCGTCGTCACTCATGGTTGCAAGAACTCCTTGATAATGGCAAGAAATTGGGAATATGTAGTAGCAATCTTAAGCTGTGGTTCTTCTTCCAATATTTTCTGCGGTGCCCTGAACAGGCATCCCCCATCGGCATGGCGGATCATGGTAAGGTCATTGTAGGAATCGCCAGCAGCAAAAGTCCTGAAATTCAAGCTTTTCAAAGCCTCGATAGCCTTGTATTTGCCATCATGCTGCCGCATGGTATAACCTGTGATCATACCGTTATCTCCGACTTCAAGCTCATTGCAGAATAAAGTCGGATAACCCAGCTGTTTCATCAACGGTGCAGCAAACTGTGTAAAAGTATCAGAAAGGATAATGACCTGGGTCAGGGATCTCAGATCATCAAGGAACTGTCTTGCACCTTCCAAAGGTGCGATCTTTGCAATAGTACCTTGGATATCAGCAAGGCCCAGGCCTCTTTTACCAAGGATATCCAGACGATAGCGCATCAGCTTGTCATAATCAGGTTCATCCCTCGTGGTAAGCTTCAACTCTTCTATACCTGTTTCCTGTGAAAAAGCAATCCAGATTTCAGGAACCAGTACTCCTTCCAAATCCAAGCAAACGATATCCATCATATCCTCCCTGACAGCATAAACTACCTGATCGACTCAGCATCCAGATTGGCAGCCTCGATATCCTTGAAATATCGGTAGGTACCGACCTTCAGTTCATCACAGGCACTCTCGTCACAGACTACCAAAGCATGGGGATGCATCTGCAGGGCACTTGCCGTACAGTACTGCGTCACAGGACCTTCAACACATCCCTGCAAAGCTTTCGCCTTGGCATGCCCGTTGACCAACAGGACTACCGTCCTGGCATTGCAGACTGTCTGTACGCCGACAGTCAGGGCCTGTGAAGGCACCTTGCTTACATCATTGCCGAAGAAACGGCTGTTCATTACTTTCGTGTCATAGGTAAGGTCCTTTACCCGTGTATGGGAAGATAAGCTTGAAAAAGGTTCATTGAAGGCAATATGCCCATCGGCTCCGATACCACCAAGGAACAAGTCGATACCACCATAAGATGCAATTTCATCTTCATAGTTCCGGCATTCCTGTTCCAAGTCCTCAGCCATGCCATTGAGAATATGGATGTTTTCTTCCCGGATATCTATCTGTGAAAAAAAGTTATTCTTCATAAAAGAGTGATAGCTTTCCGGATGTGCAGCAGGCAACCCTACATATTCATCCATATTGAACGTAACTACATCACTGAATGATACACTCCCAGCCTTATGCAACTTGATCAGTTCCTGGTATGTTCCCAGAGGTGTGGAACCTGTCGGCAATCCCAATACATATGGTTTTTTACCGTCTTCCATTGCATGCCTGATCTGACTGGCAATGTATTTCGCTGCCCACATGGACATCAGATGATAATCTTCTTCTATCAATACTCTCACTTGATATATACCTCCGTATCACTTGAAACAAGGACAACAGTACAATACAACTTGTACAATAGCAAGTGTTCCTAGCCGACCGAGCTGATTATCCCGCCGGCTACAACCGTATCACCCTGGTAAATAACCAAAGACTGCCCAGGAGTCGCGGCCTTGACAGGAGCAGTAAACGTAGCACGTATCTGATCATCTGAAATCTTCTCAGCCGAAACATTGACAGGTTTTCCTGTCGACCTGATCTTTGCCTGCAGACCTTCCGTAGAAAAATCCAGCTGACTTCCCCAGACTACATGGTCCGCCATGACTGCAGTGCTGTAAGTTGATGCCTCATTGCCTACGATTACCTGATTATGTGCAGGGTCAAGTGCAATGACATACAGAGGCTCCTTGGAAGAGATTCCTAGTCCTCTCCGTTGTCCCAGCGTATAGTGAAAGATACCATGATGGGTTCCAAGCTTATGCCCATCTTCGTCAACAATGTCACCCTGCTGGTCACCGACTCCCAGCAGATCAG from Spirochaetia bacterium harbors:
- a CDS encoding TraR/DksA family transcriptional regulator; this translates as MSQEFIKEMEQALLQQKRELLERLAKEDEDFRSLLSEKTIKDSIDSATDEIAFKKMQMNATKEANRLQAIDNALARIHNNVYGRCLKCGKKIPEDRLRAIPYAVLCVECKSGEERPGLKKSRA
- a CDS encoding Cof-type HAD-IIB family hydrolase — encoded protein: MSETSMDIQLICSDIDGTLLDSKGMLSEENILWIRKAWYERHVAFALVSGRFKGGIQPLAKALGIPCFLSCFNGTYISYGTKVLNDTPLSSETILGLLPLVKDKGNTPLVFTLNDWYMESNGYWAEVQRKKCGFNGYFQDLPVLLRQKSPAIRPYKAIIKNLDPRRIDATWQKLQSMHLEDIDCFPSSPQILELVPKGTDKGNTVSILARYLGIGCKNIMAFGDYVNDLGMLRKAAYGIAMANAPEEIKKTAFAVTASNDEAGIAKAIKKYIFQ
- a CDS encoding glucosamine-6-phosphate deaminase; this translates as MRVLIEEDYHLMSMWAAKYIASQIRHAMEDGKKPYVLGLPTGSTPLGTYQELIKLHKAGSVSFSDVVTFNMDEYVGLPAAHPESYHSFMKNNFFSQIDIREENIHILNGMAEDLEQECRNYEDEIASYGGIDLFLGGIGADGHIAFNEPFSSLSSHTRVKDLTYDTKVMNSRFFGNDVSKVPSQALTVGVQTVCNARTVVLLVNGHAKAKALQGCVEGPVTQYCTASALQMHPHALVVCDESACDELKVGTYRYFKDIEAANLDAESIR
- the thrH gene encoding bifunctional phosphoserine phosphatase/homoserine phosphotransferase ThrH codes for the protein MDIVCLDLEGVLVPEIWIAFSQETGIEELKLTTRDEPDYDKLMRYRLDILGKRGLGLADIQGTIAKIAPLEGARQFLDDLRSLTQVIILSDTFTQFAAPLMKQLGYPTLFCNELEVGDNGMITGYTMRQHDGKYKAIEALKSLNFRTFAAGDSYNDLTMIRHADGGCLFRAPQKILEEEPQLKIATTYSQFLAIIKEFLQP